DNA from Spirochaetaceae bacterium:
TGGTTGTGAGACACGCCATCAAGAATGCGCTGATCCCGGTCGTGACCCTGATCGGCATGCAGTTGCCGCTTCTGATCGGAGGCTCGGTGATCATGGAGCACATCTTCAACCTGCCGGGGATCGGCCGTCTCCTGCTGAACGCCCTGCAACTCCGCGACTACACGGTGGTCTCCGGAATCAACCTGTTCTACGCCTCCATAGTGATGTTGAGCATTCTCCTGACCGACCTGGTCTATCCCTACCTGGATCCCAGGGTCCGGTACCGGTAGTCGGCGGTGAGAAAGGCACTATCCATGAGCCGCGCCGCAGCGGTGCCAGCCGCCGTCAGTGAGCCCGAACGACGGGGCCGACTGACCGAGTTCTTCATCCGGCTGGTCAAGGAGAAGCCCCTGGGGGCGGTCGGCGGGTTGATCATCCTGATCTGGATCCTGGTGGCGATCTTTGCCGATGCGCTGACCCCGTATCCCCCTGCCGAAATCCACTTGCGAGACCGGCTTCAGCCCTCATCCGCCCAGTATCTCCTGGGCACCGACCACGTCGGGCGCGACTTCCTGAGCCGCCTGATCCTGGGGGGTCGTCTGTCGATCCTGATCGGCCTGTCCATCACCGCCCTGAGTACGGTGATCAGTACCCTGATCGGCGGCACTTCCGGATTCCTCGGCGGCAAGTTCGACATCATGGTGCAGAGGTTTGTCGATGCCTGGATAGTCTTTCCGGGCCTGCTGCTGCTGTTGACCATCATGTCGATTGTGGGGCCGGGCATACTACAGATCATACTGGTCATGGGGATAAGCGGCGGCATCGGCGGCTCCAGAGTAATCAGAGGCGCCGTGATCGCGATCAAGGAGAATGACTACTTTCTGGCTGCGGACGCAATTGGCAAGCGCAGAGCGGGAATCCTGGTCCGGCATGTCGTGCCCAATATCATGCCGGTAGTGATCATCGTGTTCAGCATCAGCATCGGCGGCCACATCCTGAGCCTGGCTTCGCTGAGTTTCTTAGGATTCGGGCTGCCCCCCGGGAGTCCCGACTGGGGCAGCCTGCTCAGCACGGAAGGGCGACAGTACATGGAGCAGGCGCCCTGGCTGGCGCTCTGGCCGGGGTTGTTCCTGACGATTGTCGTGTACAGTCTCAACATGTTCGGCGATGCCCTCCGGGATCTGCTCGACCCGCGGCTGCGGGGCGGCGGGCGTCTCGGCGCCGATGCCGGTGGCGCCGGGTCCGTATAACGCTCCTATACGGGAATCAGCCCGAGCCCGTAGTATGAATCGATGGTCGCGCGGATGGTGTCGTCGGCGTCGTGGGGCACCAGGCCGAGTTCCTGCATCGCCAGCAGGCAATACGAGCGCGGTGCATCGTGGGTGTCCTTGGCGGGCCGATCGCCATCCATCTCCTCGCCGCCTATCTCTTGCACCCCTGGGAAGAGCTCGTGGAGGCGCTGCCGCAACTGCCAGGTGAAGAGTTCCCCGGAGCGGTCCCTGGCCGCCAGGATGTAGCGCGACCCATTCGTCGCCGTGGTGCTTTCGGCCGCGAGGCGGTGAGCCTTGCCCGCGTCGCGCACGTCGACGATGTTCCACAGCATGCGGCCGCCGGGCGTCTTCTTGTAGGGCTGCCCCGCCATCATGAACTTCATGCAGTTCTGCCAACTCCAGCCCTGGTCATGGTTGGCGCTCATCAGCGGGCCGATCACGTGCACCGGCAGGATGGCCATCGCGTCGAAGCTGCCGTCCTGTTCGGCCGCCTGGTAGATCATGCGCTCGGTGTTGGCCTTGGCCATGGCGTAGGCAAGATCGCGGTTTTCCGGAATGCGATCCTCGGTCCAGCTACCGCGATAGGCCTCGAGGTTGTCGCCACACCAGTCCTTCTCGGTGAACACGTACCCTGCCGGTCGCGGATGGCTGACGGCGGCGAACGAGCTGGTGAAGACGAAGCGCTTGAGATTGCCGGACTTTCGCGCCGCGGCGAGCACGTGGTCGTTCTCGGTGAAGCAGCCGTCGTACACCTGTTGCGGCGTTTCACGGTTGTATCCGACTGTCGCGCCGGCGTGCAGCACCGCG
Protein-coding regions in this window:
- a CDS encoding NAD-dependent epimerase/dehydratase family protein — protein: MNTEAHRTGSTAVSPADGPIGVTGASGYIGSWIVYDLMAQGYRVHACVRDLNNPAKVEHLTALNSNRHLRGEVELFRGELFERGSYEEAFAGCSAVLHAGATVGYNRETPQQVYDGCFTENDHVLAAARKSGNLKRFVFTSSFAAVSHPRPAGYVFTEKDWCGDNLEAYRGSWTEDRIPENRDLAYAMAKANTERMIYQAAEQDGSFDAMAILPVHVIGPLMSANHDQGWSWQNCMKFMMAGQPYKKTPGGRMLWNIVDVRDAGKAHRLAAESTTATNGSRYILAARDRSGELFTWQLRQRLHELFPGVQEIGGEEMDGDRPAKDTHDAPRSYCLLAMQELGLVPHDADDTIRATIDSYYGLGLIPV
- a CDS encoding ABC transporter permease — translated: MSRAAAVPAAVSEPERRGRLTEFFIRLVKEKPLGAVGGLIILIWILVAIFADALTPYPPAEIHLRDRLQPSSAQYLLGTDHVGRDFLSRLILGGRLSILIGLSITALSTVISTLIGGTSGFLGGKFDIMVQRFVDAWIVFPGLLLLLTIMSIVGPGILQIILVMGISGGIGGSRVIRGAVIAIKENDYFLAADAIGKRRAGILVRHVVPNIMPVVIIVFSISIGGHILSLASLSFLGFGLPPGSPDWGSLLSTEGRQYMEQAPWLALWPGLFLTIVVYSLNMFGDALRDLLDPRLRGGGRLGADAGGAGSV